One stretch of Cedecea neteri DNA includes these proteins:
- the rluE gene encoding 23S rRNA pseudouridine(2457) synthase RluE — translation MRQSTRAENTMNKTSFRNHQVKRFSNTQAARRKQPAGPKKLVIFNKPYDVLPQFTDEAGRSTLKDYIPLGGIYAAGRLDRDSEGLLVLTNDGALQAKLTQPGKRTGKIYYVQVEGEPTEEALAALRSGVELNDGPTLPAGAELVAEPEWLWPRNPPIRERKAIPTRWLKITLYEGRNRQVRRMTAHVGYPTLRLIRYAMGDLTLDGLEPGSWRELPLTSA, via the coding sequence ATGCGTCAATCCACACGCGCTGAAAACACTATGAATAAAACTTCTTTTAGGAATCACCAAGTTAAACGATTCAGCAACACGCAAGCCGCCAGACGCAAGCAGCCTGCCGGGCCAAAGAAGCTGGTTATCTTCAATAAGCCGTACGATGTGCTGCCGCAGTTTACCGACGAAGCGGGGCGCAGCACGCTGAAGGATTACATTCCTTTAGGGGGTATCTATGCCGCAGGCCGTCTCGACCGGGACAGCGAAGGGCTGCTGGTGCTCACCAATGACGGGGCGCTGCAGGCAAAACTGACCCAGCCCGGCAAACGTACCGGCAAAATTTATTACGTCCAGGTTGAAGGCGAGCCAACGGAAGAGGCGCTGGCAGCCCTGCGTAGCGGCGTTGAGCTGAACGACGGTCCTACGCTTCCGGCAGGGGCCGAGCTGGTTGCAGAGCCGGAATGGCTGTGGCCGCGCAATCCGCCGATTCGCGAACGCAAGGCTATTCCCACCCGCTGGCTGAAAATCACGCTTTATGAAGGCCGCAACCGCCAGGTTCGCCGCATGACCGCGCATGTTGGCTACCCTACCCTGCGACTGATCCGCTATGCGATGGGGGATTTGACCCTCGACGGCCTCGAGCCGGGCAGCTGGCGCGAACTCCCACTCACCTCCGCGTAA
- a CDS encoding IS3 family transposase (programmed frameshift), translated as MAKPKYSLETRLAVVKHYLAGKDGTHRTAERFGVERTSVRRWVRAWQLHGIDGITWKNDRHSPAFRIAVVRTILAEELSMREAAARFNISTETVVRHWVNVYKDAGEKGLLSIKPGRSKDMTKPKKTPPLTDAALDKLSPEELRAELRYLRAENAYLKKPEGLSSKREKRRKAAIINELRLEYALSDLLRAAGMSRSTWYHNINALKRADRHAGLKAKIREIYHYHKGRYGYRRITLSLRRQGLLVNHKTVQRLMAELSLRSLIRVKKYRAWKGEVGKAAPNILGRNFGASKANEKWVTDVTEFSVQGKKLYLSPVLDLFNREIISYSLSERPVMEMVNSMLRDAFLKLSPEDSPLLHTDQGWQYRMAGYQARLKAQGMTQSMSRKGNCLDNAVMENFFGTLKSECFYLNRFSDLNELRKAIEDYIHYYNNERISLKLKGLSPVEYRTQTPIAA; from the exons ATGGCAAAGCCAAAATATTCCCTCGAAACCAGATTAGCTGTAGTCAAACACTACCTTGCCGGAAAAGATGGAACACATCGTACCGCTGAACGTTTTGGTGTTGAAAGAACATCAGTGCGACGCTGGGTAAGAGCCTGGCAACTCCACGGTATTGATGGCATTACCTGGAAAAATGACCGCCATTCTCCGGCGTTCCGGATTGCTGTCGTACGCACGATTCTCGCTGAAGAACTTTCGATGCGCGAAGCTGCCGCACGGTTTAATATCTCCACTGAAACCGTTGTCCGGCACTGGGTGAATGTCTACAAAGACGCAGGTGAAAAAGGACTTCTGAGCATAAAACCTGGCCGGAGCAAGGACATGACAAAACCCAAAAAAACACCTCCACTTACCGATGCTGCGCTGGATAAGTTATCTCCCGAAGAGTTGCGGGCTGAACTTCGTTACCTGCGAGCAGAGAATGCCTATCTAAAAAAGC CTGAAGGCCTTAGTTCAAAGCGAGAAAAACGGCGGAAAGCCGCAATAATCAACGAACTAAGGCTGGAGTATGCGCTCAGTGATCTTCTTCGTGCAGCGGGCATGTCCCGCAGTACGTGGTATCACAATATCAATGCGCTGAAGCGAGCAGACAGGCATGCCGGGCTGAAAGCCAAAATCAGAGAGATTTATCACTATCACAAAGGGCGTTATGGCTACCGCAGGATCACGCTCTCGCTGAGAAGGCAGGGTCTGCTGGTGAACCATAAAACTGTACAGCGGCTGATGGCAGAACTGTCGCTCCGTTCTCTGATAAGGGTGAAGAAATATCGTGCCTGGAAAGGGGAAGTGGGCAAGGCTGCACCCAATATCCTGGGCCGGAACTTCGGGGCATCGAAAGCCAACGAAAAATGGGTCACGGATGTCACCGAGTTCTCAGTACAGGGTAAAAAGCTGTATCTGTCGCCGGTTCTCGATCTGTTTAACCGGGAGATTATCTCCTACAGCCTGTCGGAAAGGCCGGTGATGGAGATGGTTAATAGCATGCTGCGCGATGCGTTCCTGAAGCTCAGCCCGGAAGATAGCCCCTTGCTGCACACGGATCAGGGCTGGCAATATCGAATGGCAGGCTATCAGGCAAGGTTAAAGGCACAGGGCATGACACAAAGTATGTCGCGCAAAGGAAACTGTCTGGATAATGCGGTGATGGAGAACTTCTTCGGCACACTGAAATCGGAGTGTTTTTACCTGAACAGGTTCAGCGATCTGAATGAACTGAGGAAGGCGATAGAGGACTATATCCATTACTATAACAACGAGCGGATCAGTCTGAAATTAAAAGGCCTGAGTCCGGTAGAATACCGAACCCAGACCCCGATAGCCGCTTAA
- the icd gene encoding NADP-dependent isocitrate dehydrogenase has product MESKVVVPAEGKKITLQNGKINVPHNPVIPFIEGDGIGVDVTPAMIKVVDAAVAKAYNGERKISWMEIYTGEKSTQVYGQDVWLPEETLDLIRDYRVAIKGPLTTPVGGGIRSLNVALRQQLDLYVCLRPVRYYQGTPSPVKQPELTDMVIFRENSEDIYAGIEWKADSAEADKVIKFLRDEMGVTKIRFPEHCGIGIKPCSEEGTKRLVRAAIEYAITNDRDSVTLVHKGNIMKFTEGAFKDWGYQLAREEFGGELIDGGPWVKIKNPNTGKEIVVKDVIADAFLQQILLRPAEYDVIACMNLNGDYISDALAAQVGGIGIAPGANIGDECALFEATHGTAPKYAGQDKVNPGSIILSAEMMLRHMEWFEAADLIVKGMEGAIDAKTVTYDFERLMDGAKLLKCSEFGDAIIKHM; this is encoded by the coding sequence ATGGAAAGCAAAGTAGTCGTTCCGGCGGAAGGTAAAAAGATCACCCTGCAAAATGGCAAAATCAACGTACCTCACAACCCAGTGATCCCGTTCATTGAAGGGGATGGTATCGGTGTGGACGTAACCCCAGCCATGATTAAAGTGGTGGATGCTGCCGTGGCAAAAGCCTACAACGGCGAGCGGAAAATTTCCTGGATGGAAATCTATACCGGCGAAAAATCTACCCAAGTTTATGGCCAGGACGTCTGGCTGCCAGAAGAAACACTGGACCTGATTCGTGACTACCGCGTTGCCATCAAAGGCCCACTGACTACCCCAGTCGGCGGCGGTATTCGCTCCCTGAACGTTGCGCTGCGTCAGCAGCTTGACCTCTACGTTTGCCTGCGCCCGGTACGTTACTACCAGGGGACACCAAGCCCGGTTAAGCAGCCTGAGCTGACCGATATGGTTATCTTCCGTGAGAACTCCGAAGATATCTATGCTGGCATCGAGTGGAAAGCGGACAGCGCCGAAGCGGACAAAGTGATCAAGTTCCTGCGTGACGAAATGGGTGTGACGAAAATTCGTTTCCCTGAGCACTGTGGGATCGGCATCAAGCCTTGCTCCGAAGAAGGTACCAAGCGCCTGGTTCGTGCGGCCATCGAATACGCAATCACCAACGACCGTGATTCCGTGACCCTGGTGCACAAAGGCAACATCATGAAGTTCACCGAAGGCGCGTTCAAAGACTGGGGCTACCAGCTGGCTCGCGAAGAGTTCGGCGGCGAACTGATCGACGGCGGCCCGTGGGTGAAAATCAAGAACCCTAACACCGGCAAAGAGATCGTTGTGAAAGACGTGATCGCCGATGCGTTCCTGCAGCAAATCCTGCTGCGTCCTGCTGAATACGACGTTATCGCCTGTATGAACCTGAACGGGGACTACATTTCTGATGCCCTGGCGGCACAGGTTGGCGGCATCGGTATCGCACCGGGCGCAAACATCGGTGACGAGTGTGCGCTGTTCGAAGCCACGCACGGTACTGCACCTAAATATGCAGGCCAGGACAAAGTAAACCCAGGCTCCATCATCCTGTCCGCAGAAATGATGCTGCGTCATATGGAATGGTTCGAAGCGGCTGATCTGATCGTCAAAGGTATGGAAGGCGCTATCGATGCGAAGACCGTAACTTACGACTTCGAGCGTCTGATGGATGGCGCTAAGCTGCTGAAATGTTCAGAGTTTGGCGACGCTATCATTAAACACATGTAA
- the mnmA gene encoding tRNA 2-thiouridine(34) synthase MnmA, translating to MSDNSQKKVIVGMSGGVDSSVSAYLLMQQGYKVEGLFMKNWEEDDGEEYCTAAEDLADAQAVCDKLGIELHTVNFAAEYWDNVFELFLEEYKAGRTPNPDILCNKEIKFKAFLEFAAEDLGADYIATGHYVRRADVNGKSQLLRGLDGNKDQSYFLYTLGHEQIAQSLFPVGELEKPEVRRIAEELDLVTAKKKDSTGICFIGERKFRDFLGRYLPAQPGKILTVDGESVGEHQGLMYHTLGQRKGLGIGGTKEGSEDPWYVVDKDVANNILVVAQGHDHPRLMSVGLIAQQLHWVDREPLTAPLSCTVKTRYRQTDIPCTITPLDDERIEVRFEEPVAAVTPGQSAVFYLGEVCLGGGIIEQRLPLVS from the coding sequence ATGTCTGATAACAGCCAGAAAAAAGTGATCGTCGGGATGTCCGGCGGTGTCGATTCCTCCGTCTCCGCTTACCTGTTGATGCAGCAGGGTTATAAGGTGGAAGGCTTGTTCATGAAGAACTGGGAAGAAGACGATGGCGAGGAGTACTGCACCGCAGCGGAAGATTTAGCCGATGCGCAGGCCGTTTGCGACAAGCTGGGCATTGAACTGCACACCGTTAACTTTGCCGCAGAGTACTGGGACAACGTGTTCGAACTGTTCCTCGAAGAGTACAAAGCCGGGCGCACGCCAAACCCGGACATCCTCTGCAACAAAGAGATCAAATTTAAAGCCTTCCTCGAATTTGCCGCAGAAGATTTAGGTGCCGATTACATCGCCACCGGCCACTACGTGCGTCGCGCTGACGTCAACGGGAAAAGCCAGCTCCTGCGCGGCCTGGACGGCAACAAAGACCAGAGCTACTTCCTTTATACTCTCGGCCACGAGCAAATCGCCCAAAGCCTGTTCCCGGTCGGCGAGCTGGAAAAACCGGAAGTGCGCCGCATTGCCGAAGAGCTGGATCTGGTCACCGCGAAGAAAAAAGACTCCACCGGTATCTGTTTCATCGGTGAACGCAAGTTCCGCGACTTCCTGGGCCGCTACCTGCCTGCACAACCGGGCAAAATCCTCACCGTGGACGGCGAAAGCGTAGGCGAGCACCAGGGATTGATGTATCACACCCTCGGACAGCGTAAAGGCCTCGGTATCGGCGGCACCAAAGAAGGATCTGAAGATCCGTGGTACGTGGTCGATAAAGACGTCGCCAACAATATTCTTGTCGTCGCGCAGGGCCATGACCATCCGCGCCTGATGTCCGTTGGGCTAATTGCCCAGCAGCTGCATTGGGTGGATCGCGAACCTTTAACCGCACCGCTGAGCTGCACGGTAAAAACCCGCTACCGCCAGACGGATATCCCCTGCACGATTACTCCGCTGGATGACGAACGCATAGAAGTGCGCTTTGAAGAGCCGGTGGCCGCCGTTACCCCAGGCCAGTCCGCGGTGTTCTACCTCGGCGAAGTGTGCCTCGGCGGCGGTATTATTGAGCAGCGTTTGCCGCTCGTCAGTTAA
- a CDS encoding NUDIX hydrolase: MFKPHVTVACVVQAEGQFLVVEETIQGKALWNQPAGHLEADETLLEAAKRELWEETGITAEPQSFIRMHQWIAPDNTPFLRFLFAIDLDKQLPTTPHDSDIDRCLWLDAETIINATNLRSPLVAESIRCYQQEPRYPLSMLGAFNWPFTKGVK, from the coding sequence ATGTTCAAACCTCACGTCACCGTGGCCTGCGTTGTGCAGGCCGAAGGCCAGTTTTTAGTCGTCGAAGAAACCATTCAGGGTAAGGCACTGTGGAACCAGCCCGCCGGGCACCTCGAAGCCGACGAAACGCTGCTCGAGGCCGCCAAACGCGAGCTGTGGGAAGAAACGGGTATTACCGCCGAGCCGCAAAGTTTTATCCGCATGCACCAGTGGATTGCCCCGGACAACACGCCGTTCTTACGCTTCCTGTTTGCTATCGATCTGGACAAACAGCTGCCGACCACGCCGCACGACAGCGATATTGACCGCTGCCTGTGGCTCGATGCCGAAACCATTATAAATGCAACAAACCTGCGCTCGCCGCTGGTGGCGGAAAGCATTCGCTGTTATCAGCAGGAGCCGCGTTATCCCCTGTCTATGCTGGGGGCTTTTAACTGGCCGTTTACAAAGGGTGTCAAGTAG
- the phoP gene encoding two-component system response regulator PhoP yields MRVLVVEDNALLRHHLKVQLREAGHQVDAAEDAKEADYFLNEHTPDIAIVDLGLPDEDGMSLIRRWRSHDVTIPIMVLTAREGWQDKVEVLGAGADDYVTKPFHLEEVVARMQALMRRNSGLASQVISLPPFQVDLSRRELSINDNLIKLTAFEYTIMETIIRNAGKVVSKDSLMLQLYPDAELRESHTIDVLMGRLRKKIQAEYPQEVITTVRGQGYRFDLH; encoded by the coding sequence ATGCGCGTTCTGGTTGTGGAAGATAATGCCCTGTTGCGCCATCATCTGAAGGTACAGCTGCGTGAAGCGGGCCATCAGGTGGATGCGGCCGAGGATGCCAAAGAGGCAGACTATTTCCTGAATGAACATACGCCGGACATTGCGATTGTTGACTTAGGGCTGCCGGACGAAGACGGCATGAGCCTGATCCGCCGCTGGCGCAGCCACGATGTCACCATCCCTATTATGGTGCTGACCGCCCGCGAAGGCTGGCAGGATAAGGTTGAAGTGCTGGGCGCCGGGGCCGATGACTACGTCACCAAACCTTTCCATCTGGAAGAAGTTGTCGCCCGCATGCAGGCGCTGATGCGCCGTAACAGCGGCCTGGCCTCGCAGGTGATTTCCCTGCCGCCGTTCCAGGTGGACTTGTCCCGCCGCGAGCTGTCGATCAACGACAACCTGATCAAGCTCACCGCGTTTGAATACACCATCATGGAAACCATCATCCGCAACGCCGGGAAAGTGGTCAGCAAAGACTCGCTGATGCTGCAGCTCTACCCGGACGCCGAGCTGCGCGAAAGTCACACTATCGACGTGCTGATGGGCCGTTTACGTAAAAAAATTCAGGCTGAATATCCGCAGGAAGTGATTACTACCGTGCGCGGCCAGGGCTACCGATTCGATCTCCACTAA
- a CDS encoding acyltransferase family protein, with amino-acid sequence MRYRSDIDGLRAIAVLFVLIFHAGLTLFPSGFIGVDIFFVISGFLITSIITSALNNNKLSVTDFYVRRLWRLQPALIATILFSLIIATIFYLPEDFTHFLREAKYTTLFTSNQYFSRATTAYAAPDTAFLLLLHTWSLSIEWQWYLVLPAALLLLHKYLPSRWLSPVVISTTLAMVALSLYLSQAFPDKSYYFLSSRIFEFLFGSCLIMLKSENLKPNNFMATCIGLAALGALFYCATRTNIVLGYPDYHAVIVAAASAALIYVGSVSGGIVTRALSIPPLVFIGTISYSLYLWHWPIFAAGRYLGFEENGIFTTVCLALTFSLAWLSYLFIEKPFRKKRIPLLKSFIYLSLLLALLFVVLSAISEKQDGLSRRFGSQFQQVALTLKQNESRDRKYCIDGSSELENKNCTIGDVNAAKKALLIGDSHSNHFWSFFDVLGKNAHMSVLAQATSSCLTLPGVYLFDWWYFKDTVYQKCHDDSDKFYENIRQGHFDYVIIGEVWSNYAGDNIVNHPQDPRSMELSHQRIETAMKQALDIIIQSGARPVIIKQIYTMPDNFMHCFYDSVKFRKKYVSNSCNTNTRTDDSSEWFPQLFNRLQKTYPTLIIIDPKDAQCSGNVCKTDINGVPVYRDVGHINDFASHEFGVEYLRQHKNPFNE; translated from the coding sequence ATGCGTTACCGTTCAGATATTGATGGATTGAGAGCCATTGCGGTTCTGTTTGTGCTCATTTTTCACGCAGGACTCACCCTTTTTCCATCAGGATTCATTGGCGTCGACATTTTCTTTGTTATCTCAGGTTTTCTTATCACATCAATCATCACTAGTGCATTAAATAACAACAAACTTTCTGTCACCGATTTTTATGTTCGCCGACTTTGGCGTCTACAACCTGCGTTGATTGCAACGATCCTTTTTAGTCTGATAATTGCGACAATTTTTTATCTTCCGGAAGATTTTACCCACTTTTTACGCGAAGCCAAGTACACAACACTGTTTACCTCAAATCAGTATTTTTCTCGAGCAACAACGGCTTACGCTGCACCAGACACAGCATTTCTGTTATTACTCCATACATGGTCACTGTCAATAGAATGGCAATGGTATTTAGTCCTGCCGGCAGCATTACTCCTTCTTCATAAATATCTTCCATCCCGATGGCTCAGCCCTGTTGTCATTTCTACTACGTTGGCTATGGTCGCTTTATCCTTGTATCTGTCACAGGCATTTCCAGACAAAAGTTACTACTTTTTAAGCTCCCGAATATTTGAGTTTTTATTTGGTAGTTGTCTGATAATGTTAAAGAGTGAAAACCTGAAGCCCAATAACTTTATGGCCACTTGTATTGGGCTGGCAGCTCTTGGTGCGCTGTTTTACTGCGCTACCAGAACAAATATCGTCCTTGGTTATCCTGATTATCATGCCGTTATTGTTGCCGCAGCCTCAGCTGCACTTATTTACGTTGGCTCAGTCTCCGGCGGAATTGTTACCCGTGCACTATCAATTCCTCCCCTGGTATTTATCGGTACGATTTCTTACTCCCTTTATTTATGGCACTGGCCGATTTTTGCTGCAGGAAGATATTTGGGTTTTGAAGAAAATGGGATATTTACGACAGTCTGCTTAGCACTCACGTTTTCGCTGGCGTGGCTTTCTTACCTTTTCATAGAGAAACCCTTCAGGAAGAAACGCATCCCACTCTTAAAATCCTTTATTTATCTGTCATTGCTCCTCGCATTATTGTTCGTGGTACTCAGCGCTATTTCCGAAAAGCAGGATGGCCTTAGCAGGCGTTTTGGATCTCAGTTTCAGCAGGTTGCACTCACTCTCAAGCAAAATGAGTCACGCGACAGAAAATACTGCATCGATGGTAGCAGCGAACTAGAGAATAAAAACTGTACGATCGGTGATGTAAACGCCGCTAAAAAGGCATTGCTGATTGGCGACTCACATTCCAATCATTTTTGGAGCTTCTTTGATGTACTGGGTAAGAACGCCCATATGTCAGTTTTAGCTCAGGCCACCTCGTCCTGCTTAACGTTACCGGGTGTCTACCTGTTTGACTGGTGGTATTTCAAAGATACCGTTTATCAAAAATGCCATGATGATAGTGACAAGTTCTATGAAAACATTCGGCAAGGACACTTCGACTATGTAATTATTGGTGAGGTCTGGAGTAACTATGCTGGTGACAATATCGTCAATCATCCGCAAGACCCGCGTTCGATGGAATTGTCACATCAACGTATCGAAACAGCAATGAAGCAAGCCTTAGACATTATTATACAGTCAGGTGCACGACCAGTGATTATCAAGCAAATATACACTATGCCGGATAATTTTATGCACTGTTTTTATGACAGTGTGAAGTTCAGAAAAAAATACGTATCTAACAGTTGTAATACGAATACAAGGACAGATGATAGCAGTGAGTGGTTCCCACAGCTATTTAACCGGCTACAGAAAACTTACCCAACACTCATTATTATTGATCCTAAAGATGCTCAGTGCTCTGGTAATGTATGCAAAACTGATATTAATGGCGTTCCTGTCTATCGTGATGTCGGCCATATCAATGATTTTGCCTCTCATGAATTTGGCGTTGAGTATTTACGACAGCATAAAAATCCCTTTAATGAATAA
- the hflD gene encoding high frequency lysogenization protein HflD — MAKNYYDITLALAGICQSARLVQQLAHQGHCDSDALHVSLNSVIDQNPGSTLDVFGGSEANLKLGLETLLGVLNASNRQGLNAELTRYTLSLMVLERKLHAAKGAMDTLGNKINGLQRQLEHFDLESETLLSAMAGIYVDVISPLGPRIQVTGSPAVLQSPQVQSKVRAALLAGIRAAVLWHQVGGGRLQLMFSRSRLTTQAKQILAHC; from the coding sequence GTGGCTAAAAACTACTACGACATTACTCTCGCGCTGGCCGGCATTTGCCAGTCAGCCCGTCTGGTGCAGCAGTTAGCCCATCAGGGTCATTGCGACAGCGACGCGCTTCACGTCTCGCTCAACAGCGTGATTGACCAGAATCCGGGTTCAACCCTGGACGTTTTTGGCGGCAGCGAAGCTAACCTTAAGCTCGGGCTTGAAACCCTGCTCGGCGTGCTGAACGCCAGCAACCGTCAGGGCCTGAACGCCGAGCTGACGCGCTACACGCTTAGCCTGATGGTGCTGGAGCGTAAACTCCACGCCGCCAAAGGCGCGATGGACACGCTCGGCAACAAAATTAACGGCCTGCAGCGCCAGCTGGAACACTTCGATCTCGAGTCCGAGACGCTGCTGAGCGCCATGGCCGGGATCTATGTCGACGTCATTAGCCCGCTTGGCCCACGTATTCAGGTCACCGGCTCCCCTGCCGTGCTGCAAAGCCCTCAGGTGCAGAGCAAAGTGCGTGCCGCGCTGCTGGCCGGTATTCGTGCCGCCGTGTTGTGGCATCAGGTTGGCGGTGGCCGCCTGCAGTTAATGTTTTCTCGTAGTCGCCTGACCACTCAGGCCAAACAAATTCTCGCTCATTGTTAA
- the purB gene encoding adenylosuccinate lyase, which translates to MELSSLTAVSPVDGRYGDKVSALRAIFSEFGLLKFRVQVEVRWLQKLAAHAAIKEVPAFDADANGYLDKIVAEFSEADAARIKTIERTTNHDVKAVEYFLKEKVEAIPALHAVSEFIHFACTSEDINNLSHALMLDTARKDVVLPYWRKIIDAVKDLAVQYRDIPLLSRTHGQPATPSTMGKEMANVAYRMERQFRQLGNVEILGKINGAVGNYNAHIAAYPEVDWHQFSEEFVTSLGIQWNPYTTQIEPHDYIAELFDCIARFNTILIDFDRDVWGYVALNHFKQKTIAGEIGSSTMPHKVNPIDFENSEGNLGLSNALLQHLASKLPVSRWQRDLTDSTVLRNLGVGIGYALIAYQSTLKGVSKLEVNRDRLLDELDHNWEVLAEPIQTVMRRYGIEKPYEKLKELTRGKRVDAEGMKQFIDSLELPEEEKTRLKAMTPANYIGRATTMVDELK; encoded by the coding sequence ATGGAATTATCCTCACTGACCGCCGTTTCCCCCGTTGACGGGCGCTACGGCGACAAAGTCAGCGCTCTGCGCGCTATTTTCAGCGAATTCGGTCTGCTGAAATTCCGCGTACAGGTCGAAGTACGTTGGCTGCAAAAGCTGGCCGCGCACGCAGCGATCAAGGAAGTTCCTGCTTTTGATGCGGACGCAAACGGTTACCTTGATAAAATCGTTGCGGAGTTCAGTGAGGCTGACGCCGCGCGCATCAAAACCATCGAGCGCACCACCAACCACGACGTGAAGGCGGTTGAGTACTTCCTGAAAGAGAAAGTGGAAGCGATCCCTGCCCTGCACGCGGTATCCGAGTTTATTCACTTCGCCTGTACTTCCGAAGACATCAACAACCTGTCCCACGCGCTGATGCTCGACACCGCACGTAAAGACGTGGTGCTGCCATACTGGCGTAAAATCATCGACGCGGTGAAAGACCTTGCCGTGCAGTATCGCGACATCCCGCTGCTGTCCCGTACCCACGGCCAGCCTGCGACGCCGTCCACCATGGGTAAAGAGATGGCAAACGTCGCTTACCGCATGGAGCGCCAGTTCCGCCAGCTCGGCAACGTTGAAATTCTCGGCAAAATCAACGGCGCGGTCGGTAACTACAACGCCCACATCGCCGCTTACCCGGAAGTTGACTGGCACCAGTTCAGCGAAGAATTCGTGACTTCCCTGGGCATTCAGTGGAACCCGTACACCACCCAGATCGAACCGCACGACTACATCGCCGAGCTGTTTGACTGCATCGCGCGCTTCAACACCATCCTGATCGACTTCGACCGCGACGTGTGGGGCTACGTGGCCCTGAACCACTTCAAGCAGAAGACCATCGCCGGTGAGATTGGCTCCTCCACCATGCCGCACAAGGTGAACCCGATTGACTTCGAAAACTCCGAAGGCAACCTCGGCCTGTCCAACGCCCTGCTACAGCACCTGGCCAGCAAGCTGCCGGTCTCCCGCTGGCAGCGCGACCTGACGGACTCCACCGTGCTGCGTAACCTGGGCGTGGGTATCGGCTACGCGCTGATCGCCTACCAGTCCACCCTGAAGGGGGTGAGCAAGCTGGAAGTGAACCGCGATCGCCTGCTGGACGAGCTGGATCACAACTGGGAAGTCCTGGCAGAGCCTATTCAGACCGTGATGCGCCGCTACGGCATCGAAAAGCCGTACGAGAAGCTGAAAGAGCTGACCCGCGGCAAGCGCGTTGACGCCGAGGGCATGAAGCAGTTCATCGACAGCCTAGAGCTGCCGGAAGAAGAAAAAACCCGCCTGAAGGCCATGACGCCAGCCAACTATATTGGCCGCGCCACCACCATGGTTGACGAGCTGAAGTAA
- a CDS encoding glycosyltransferase family 2 protein, with product MVSDFLLSVIIPCYNCENYINECLASVHAQIDDDVEIIVVNDGSTDRSLEKIDSFIKNNKERAIKVISQQNQGISAARNTGINMASGRYLALLDGDDVWEHTFWQKIKPILENNNVDLIEFNANRFYHGNPDIRTPVLMVTRTGFLAIKSLRDLSDIFQRNEWFPWSRVYKRELFNKVHYPVGRNYEDVATTPLIYIESKSTYSLTDELLLYRVREGSITNTPTSKDIDDVIFALAVFTEILNKRHPADANILAPAVRSTYSLLRRISTNVHGYCFFNAEQARKIKSLVLPFSKTEKFSKKIKLYFLREYCLLNKIKFIINRQFSRK from the coding sequence ATGGTTTCAGATTTTTTATTAAGCGTCATCATTCCTTGCTATAACTGTGAGAATTACATCAATGAGTGCCTGGCCTCCGTACATGCTCAAATAGATGATGACGTCGAGATCATTGTCGTCAATGACGGTTCCACAGATCGTTCCCTGGAAAAAATAGATTCCTTTATAAAAAATAATAAAGAAAGAGCCATTAAGGTTATATCTCAACAAAACCAGGGTATCTCAGCAGCCAGAAACACCGGTATCAATATGGCTTCGGGGCGTTATTTAGCATTGCTCGATGGGGACGATGTTTGGGAGCATACATTTTGGCAAAAAATAAAACCTATCCTGGAAAACAATAATGTTGATTTAATTGAGTTCAATGCCAACCGTTTTTATCATGGAAATCCAGATATACGTACACCTGTTTTAATGGTCACCAGGACGGGATTTTTAGCCATAAAATCCCTACGTGATCTGAGTGATATTTTTCAACGGAACGAATGGTTCCCATGGTCTCGGGTTTACAAAAGAGAATTATTTAACAAGGTACATTACCCTGTCGGTAGAAACTATGAGGACGTTGCCACTACGCCATTGATTTATATAGAATCGAAAAGTACCTATAGCCTCACGGATGAACTGCTTCTTTACAGGGTAAGAGAAGGCAGCATAACAAACACGCCAACAAGCAAAGATATTGATGATGTTATTTTTGCGTTAGCTGTATTTACTGAAATCCTTAATAAACGTCATCCCGCTGATGCGAACATTCTCGCCCCTGCCGTGCGCTCCACATACAGTCTGCTAAGAAGAATCAGCACCAATGTGCATGGCTATTGTTTCTTTAATGCAGAGCAGGCCAGGAAAATAAAATCATTGGTCTTGCCATTTAGCAAAACAGAAAAATTCAGTAAGAAGATAAAACTCTATTTCCTTAGAGAATATTGTCTGCTCAATAAAATTAAGTTCATTATTAATCGTCAGTTTTCACGTAAATGA